From Apium graveolens cultivar Ventura chromosome 9, ASM990537v1, whole genome shotgun sequence, the proteins below share one genomic window:
- the LOC141685302 gene encoding uncharacterized protein LOC141685302 — MWLNVPLTNSLFTFRSEGKIVLPVVGSGIAAAFLPSGRTAHSRFKIPLKLDQSSIVGIEHGTYIAELMQHASLIIWDEAPMQYLYAFEAVDRSLRVIMVSIDVERGKRPFCGITVVFGGDF; from the coding sequence ATGTGGTTAAACGTTCCTTTGACAAACTCTTTGTTCACGTTTCGATCAGAAGGAAAGATTGTTCTTCCTGTTGTAGGCTCCGGAATTGCTGCTGCATTTCTTCCTAGTGGCCGAACAGctcattctaggtttaaaatacCGCTGAAATTAGATCAGAGCTCTATTGTTGGAATAGAACATGGTACATACATTGCGGAGTTGATGCAACACGCAAGTCTTATAATATGGGATGAAGCTCCAATGCAATATCTCTATGCATTTGAAGCCGTGGATAGAAGCTTGCGAGTTATAATGGTTTCCATTGATGTAGAAAGAGGAAAAAGACCCTTTTGTGGTATTACTGTTGTTTTTGGTGGCGATTTTTGA